TTTCAATATCAAATAAAGCGATACTTTGCCAAAGTCCATTGAGGTTTTGAGGTAGAAACTCTTTTGAAATATCTTTGATTTGCTCGTTTTTTATCTTTAAAATTCTTGGTGGCATCCATTCGCCTGCGGTGATGATTTCTTTTTCGCCGTCGTTGTTGATATCAAACCAAATAGCATCGGTAACCATACCAAAGTTTTTGAGCAAGTCAGATTTTATATTTTCAAAACCATGGCAATTGTTTTTAAAAATATAAGCATTAGGTTTTTTGCCAAAATCACTACTCACGGCGTGACCAAATCCGTAAAGGTTTGGACAGGTTTTACCATCTTTTAAAATCACGGAAGTGTGAAGAAAATTTTGAGGCAATTCTATAGCCGAAAAAGTAGTGTCTTGCTGAACAAAAAGGCGGTCTGTTAGTGCAGAGGAACTAGTATAAAACTCACCACCAGCATTACCTACTAATAAATCATTTTTGCCGTCATTGTTGTAATCTGATATATCTGCAAAAATATTCTCGGCTTTGATTAATGCTTCAAAATTTTTATTTTTATATAACTCAAAACCACTGTCATTTTGAATGAAAATTTGTGGATTTATAAACTTTGAACTTCCAAAAAACACATCATCAAGCCCGTCGTTGTTGAGATCGCCAACGGCTGAGGCTGAAATTGCACGATCTGAGATTTGATAAGGGATTAAACCCTGACGTTTAAAATCGATATAGCGATTTTCTTGATGAGAGAAATTTAATCCAGGCAAACTATCAACTGAAGTTAAAAGCGGTTTCATCTTCGGTTTTAAAGTTTTATAATCAAAGGAATCTCTATTATAAATTCTTTTGATATTAAGCGTTCGGTTGGTTTTGACATCTTCTGCCACTTGGTAAGTTTGGTCTGGCCAAATGATTTTTAAAGAGTCAATTTTTGAAATGGTATCAAACCCGAAAAATATTTTTTGCTCAGATGAAGATTGAAAACCTTTGGTGGCATAAAGCTGACGCCATTGTGATTTTCCGTTATAATAGGCTATGACTTTAGTGCCGATTCCAGTTTTGTTTTTAGGTTTATAATCAAAATTGAGTTTTAAAAATGTATGTTTCTTAGGTGAATGGTTTTGATAAACGCCTGCACTTTCATTAATGTTGTTGACAACCAAATCTAAATCGCCATCATTATCTAAATCGGCATAAGCTGTGCCAGTAGAGTAGGTGAGTTCTTCTGGTAACCAATTTTCAGTTTTGTTTTTAAATTTTAAACCTTCAGAACCTTTAAAAATTCTATTTTGGAGTTTGCCATCAGGCATTTTATCTAAAGCCTTTTGGTCAATTAAACTCGTGTTTTCTATCTTTTGTTTGACGCTTTCGTTTGAAATATAATTGATATAATCTAAATCATTAGGTCGTTTAGGAATTCCGTTTGAGATGAATATATCTTGATGGCCGTCTAAATCGTAATCGGCAAACAAGGTCGCCCAAGACCAATCGGTGGCTTCGATACCGCTGAGTATGGCGGTTTCTTTGAAATATTCTCCATGTTGATTGACTTGAAGCATATTTCTAGAATATTGATAATGATAGCCAAGTCTTTCAACTCTAAATTGTGACATTTCATAATTCTCATCGCCCATTGAACGCTTGATTACAACTTCATCATCTGGAGCCATATCTAAGCTAAGAATATCCATAAAACCATCGGCATTGATATCGGCAACATCGCTTCCCATAGAAAACCGACTCATCATTGTTGTCATTGATTTTGAAGATTCTGTAAACGTGCCATCTCCGTTGTTGATGTAGAGATAGTCGTCTTCGTGAAAGTCGTTGCTGACATATATGTCTGTCCAACCATCGTTGTTAAAATCGGCTGTGGCAACACCTAAGCCATAAGCATTTACGCCACCATAGATGCCTGATTTTTCGCTGACATCAACAAAACTACCGTTGTCGTTTCGCAATAGTTTATCGCCAGTTTCGTAATTTCTTTCGTTTCTGAGTGAAGCTTTACCATACGAATTTTGTGTATGCACGGCGTGATTGAGCAAATATAAATCTAAATCGTCATCATTATCATAATCAAAAAAAGCGACAGAAGAGGAATAGTTGTCAAAATCTAATCCATATTTTTTGGCTTGTTCTGTAAAAGTTTCATCACCATTGTTGATATAAAGTTCATTATGACCTTTAAAACCATTAATGCCAGCGACGGCACAAACATATATATCGAGAAGTCCATCGCCGTTGACATCGGCCATACTTACACCAGTATTCCAATCAGAGTTTTGTTGAATTCCAGCTTGTTCAGTGATGTCTTTAAATTTAAAATTCCCTTGATTGATGTAGAGTTTGTTATCACCTTGATTTGAAGTTAAAAAAATATCTACCTTATCATCTCTATTGATATCGCCAACGGCAACGCCACCGCCGTTGTAGAAATATAAATAGTCTAATATGTTAGCATTTTCTGTTTCAACAAGTTTGTTATTAAAATCTAATCCTGTTTTGTCAGCTGACAAACGTTCAAACTTTATCTCTTGTTTTTTTTGACAAGAAAAGAAGAACACAATACAGACAAGTGATATGATTATTTTATGGTTCATATCTAAAAATTAAAGGTTTATCATTATTTCTGCCCACTAAAATGTAATGCTTATTATTTTGATCTGTCGTTGTTTTTAAAGTTCTCACTTCGCCTTTGATTTTAAAATTGGTATTCTTTTTAAGATAAAATTCATCGTTTTTATATCCAACAAGATGTCCTTTT
This genomic window from Flavobacterium sp. CS20 contains:
- a CDS encoding VCBS repeat-containing protein, whose amino-acid sequence is MNHKIIISLVCIVFFFSCQKKQEIKFERLSADKTGLDFNNKLVETENANILDYLYFYNGGGVAVGDINRDDKVDIFLTSNQGDNKLYINQGNFKFKDITEQAGIQQNSDWNTGVSMADVNGDGLLDIYVCAVAGINGFKGHNELYINNGDETFTEQAKKYGLDFDNYSSSVAFFDYDNDDDLDLYLLNHAVHTQNSYGKASLRNERNYETGDKLLRNDNGSFVDVSEKSGIYGGVNAYGLGVATADFNNDGWTDIYVSNDFHEDDYLYINNGDGTFTESSKSMTTMMSRFSMGSDVADINADGFMDILSLDMAPDDEVVIKRSMGDENYEMSQFRVERLGYHYQYSRNMLQVNQHGEYFKETAILSGIEATDWSWATLFADYDLDGHQDIFISNGIPKRPNDLDYINYISNESVKQKIENTSLIDQKALDKMPDGKLQNRIFKGSEGLKFKNKTENWLPEELTYSTGTAYADLDNDGDLDLVVNNINESAGVYQNHSPKKHTFLKLNFDYKPKNKTGIGTKVIAYYNGKSQWRQLYATKGFQSSSEQKIFFGFDTISKIDSLKIIWPDQTYQVAEDVKTNRTLNIKRIYNRDSFDYKTLKPKMKPLLTSVDSLPGLNFSHQENRYIDFKRQGLIPYQISDRAISASAVGDLNNDGLDDVFFGSSKFINPQIFIQNDSGFELYKNKNFEALIKAENIFADISDYNNDGKNDLLVGNAGGEFYTSSSALTDRLFVQQDTTFSAIELPQNFLHTSVILKDGKTCPNLYGFGHAVSSDFGKKPNAYIFKNNCHGFENIKSDLLKNFGMVTDAIWFDINNDGEKEIITAGEWMPPRILKIKNEQIKDISKEFLPQNLNGLWQSIALFDIENDGQQEIVLGNFGTNTKFKASDEKPLRLYYADFDNNGQTESIVCINTNGKYYPINSFDELSQQMPSLKKKFNSYKAFAGKSIDEIFNKTQLDKAEILKVHTTASGYLKLENKKWVFHPLDDYFQVAPITALKPIDLNNNGQNELLFGGNYFGVKPYHGRFGSFAGGALSQNGQWLTAEDIGVNFYNKAVVNFNILNYKMEKYLMVTYNNDAIELYKL